In the genome of Enterococcus hirae ATCC 9790, one region contains:
- a CDS encoding L-fuculose-phosphate aldolase: MYSIQKQELIDYGNKLIADGYTLGTGGNLSTYIRQDEVMLITPSGIPFDKIELPDIVTMRLDGTIVQGHRRPSSEWRMHGIMYEKREDLDYIIHGHTIYSTALAVLRQPLPASHYMIAVAGKDVRCADYASFGTEELSLNAYEAMKDRKAVLLANHGVLTGGKTMTEAFAVLEELEYCSKVHIIASSVGKPTLMSEEEMANMAIRFKTYGQK; encoded by the coding sequence ATGTATTCAATACAAAAACAAGAATTGATCGATTATGGAAATAAATTAATAGCAGATGGCTATACCTTAGGAACAGGCGGAAATTTAAGTACGTATATCCGACAAGATGAAGTGATGCTCATCACGCCTTCTGGAATCCCATTTGATAAAATCGAATTACCTGACATCGTGACTATGCGATTAGATGGAACGATCGTTCAAGGTCATCGTCGCCCTTCCAGTGAATGGCGAATGCACGGGATCATGTATGAAAAGCGGGAAGATCTAGACTATATCATCCATGGTCACACGATTTATTCCACTGCGCTAGCGGTCCTCAGACAACCATTGCCTGCATCACATTACATGATTGCTGTTGCCGGTAAGGATGTTCGTTGTGCAGACTATGCTTCATTTGGCACGGAAGAATTATCTCTAAATGCCTATGAAGCCATGAAAGATCGAAAAGCCGTTTTATTAGCAAATCATGGCGTTTTGACTGGTGGAAAGACAATGACTGAAGCCTTTGCCGTTTTAGAAGAATTAGAATATTGTTCAAAAGTCCATATCATAGCTTCAAGTGTTGGCAAACCAACCTTGATGTCCGAAGAAGAAATGGCAAATATGGCGATTCGTTTTAAAACATACGGACAAAAATAA
- a CDS encoding DeoR/GlpR family DNA-binding transcription regulator encodes MTESRKEQILTLLKKYKKLDNSELQKQLFCSPSTLRRELVALEKDGIIRRYRGGVVLEVERNHVISTNYRENVMVQEKEKIAEIASTFIGPGMSLFIDSSSTVKQLLPYLVKLSNLVVITNGLKIAYELSQACTEDSKVFMLAGEVIKDAESVVGDYGNSFLDLFQIDLCIFSSTGIDLSGIYEANFAQALVKKKVMSRGDKSLLLVDYTKFDKKHAYKFSDWTSFEYIVTDQQPADDYLQLALKHDTEFLY; translated from the coding sequence ATGACTGAGTCACGAAAAGAACAAATCTTAACTTTGCTAAAAAAATATAAAAAATTAGATAACTCAGAACTGCAAAAACAGTTGTTTTGCTCTCCTTCGACTTTAAGGCGTGAATTAGTCGCACTTGAAAAAGATGGGATCATCCGTCGTTACCGTGGTGGTGTCGTTTTAGAAGTCGAACGAAATCACGTCATCTCAACAAATTATCGTGAAAATGTCATGGTTCAAGAAAAAGAAAAAATTGCGGAGATCGCTAGCACATTTATCGGACCAGGAATGAGTCTTTTTATTGACTCAAGTTCAACTGTGAAACAGCTGCTTCCCTATTTAGTTAAACTGTCAAATCTCGTTGTCATAACAAATGGCTTGAAAATCGCCTATGAGCTTTCCCAAGCTTGTACGGAAGATTCCAAAGTTTTTATGCTGGCGGGTGAAGTAATCAAGGATGCCGAGAGCGTTGTTGGGGACTATGGGAATTCTTTCTTAGACCTTTTTCAAATCGATTTATGTATTTTTAGTTCGACAGGAATTGATTTATCAGGGATCTATGAAGCTAATTTTGCTCAAGCCTTAGTGAAAAAGAAGGTAATGTCTAGAGGAGATAAAAGTTTGTTATTAGTCGACTATACAAAATTTGATAAAAAACATGCGTATAAATTTTCTGATTGGACCTCTTTTGAATACATCGTCACGGATCAACAACCAGCAGATGATTACTTACAACTTGCATTGAAACACGATACCGAATTTCTCTATTGA